From the Desulfovibrio sp. JY genome, one window contains:
- the hydF gene encoding [FeFe] hydrogenase H-cluster maturation GTPase HydF, which translates to MAESETKAPRGVRLIITLVGRRNAGKSSLINAVTGQDVAIVSDFAGTTTDPVAKPYELLPLGPVTFYDTAGLDDVGELGALRVAATKKVLWRTDIAVVVAEAAGLTEAERAIIADIRSLEIPILLVFNKADQAAPSEADIAWCRDQGLRTVVASAATGAGATEVKEALIALAPPEAVREPVLAGDLFGEGDTVVCVVPIDLAAPKGRLILPQVQVLREILDGDAAAVVVKERELEAALSNLRRPPALVITDSQVILKVSGDVPEDVPLTTFSTLFARFKGDLPTLAAGAATIDRLRDGDTVLMAEACSHHVQADDIGRVKLPRWISQYTGKDLEFEMYSGHDFPDDLERFALVVHCGSCMLGRMEMLRRIKECQRRGVPVTNYGVAISKVQGVLDRVLRPVLR; encoded by the coding sequence ATGGCTGAGTCCGAAACCAAGGCCCCGCGCGGGGTCAGGCTGATCATCACCCTGGTCGGCCGGCGCAATGCCGGCAAGTCGTCGCTCATAAACGCCGTCACCGGCCAGGACGTGGCCATCGTGTCCGATTTCGCCGGCACCACCACCGACCCGGTGGCCAAGCCCTACGAACTGTTGCCCCTCGGCCCGGTCACCTTCTACGACACGGCCGGCCTCGACGACGTGGGCGAACTTGGGGCGCTTCGCGTGGCAGCCACCAAAAAGGTGCTGTGGCGCACGGACATCGCCGTGGTGGTGGCCGAGGCCGCTGGGCTCACCGAGGCCGAGCGGGCCATCATCGCCGACATCCGAAGCCTCGAGATCCCCATCCTGCTGGTCTTTAACAAGGCCGACCAAGCGGCACCGTCCGAGGCCGACATTGCCTGGTGCCGCGACCAGGGCCTGCGCACCGTCGTGGCCAGCGCCGCCACCGGGGCGGGCGCGACCGAGGTCAAGGAGGCGCTCATCGCCCTGGCCCCGCCCGAGGCCGTGCGCGAGCCGGTCTTGGCCGGCGACCTTTTCGGCGAGGGCGACACCGTGGTCTGCGTGGTGCCCATCGATCTGGCCGCGCCCAAGGGCCGGCTCATCCTGCCCCAGGTCCAGGTCCTCCGCGAGATTCTCGACGGCGACGCCGCGGCCGTGGTGGTCAAGGAGCGCGAGCTCGAAGCGGCGCTTTCCAACCTGCGCCGGCCGCCGGCCCTGGTCATCACCGATTCCCAGGTCATCCTCAAGGTCTCGGGCGATGTGCCCGAGGACGTGCCCCTAACCACCTTTTCCACGCTGTTCGCCCGGTTCAAGGGCGATCTGCCGACGCTCGCCGCCGGAGCCGCCACCATCGACCGGCTTCGCGACGGCGACACCGTGCTCATGGCCGAGGCCTGCTCCCACCACGTCCAGGCCGACGACATCGGCCGGGTCAAGCTGCCCCGCTGGATTTCCCAGTACACGGGCAAGGACCTCGAATTCGAGATGTACTCGGGCCACGATTTTCCCGACGACCTGGAGCGCTTCGCCCTGGTCGTCCACTGCGGCTCGTGCATGCTCGGGCGCATGGAGATGCTGCGGCGCATCAAGGAATGCCAGCGCCGGGGCGTGCCCGTGACCAACTACGGCGTGGCCATCTCCAAGGTGCAGGGCGTGCTGGACCGCGTCTTGCGACCTGTGTTGCGGTAG
- the hydE gene encoding [FeFe] hydrogenase H-cluster radical SAM maturase HydE has protein sequence MRPSEITQLLSGADDAGLFSAAEALTRQNFGLEIYLRGIIEFSNHCANNCRYCGLRRANRGLSRYRMDVDDILAATALAGELSVGTVVLQSGDDFAYSKEDIGRIVTGAKEASDVAVTLSLGDRPAADLDYWRSCGADRYLLKMETFDEALYARSRPGLTVADRLGRIEALRAAGYEVGSGIITDLPGMTLDILARDLLRLADLDLDMIAAGPFVPHPDTPYGTEAAGSVLTALRAMAILRLLNPLANIPSTSALSALREGAREQGLTVGANVIMPSLTPETVSAAYNIYPGKNVFRADAASRVEAARAAIRRVGRLPSTAVGGSKRRRHHG, from the coding sequence ATGCGCCCATCCGAAATTACGCAACTGCTCTCCGGAGCCGACGATGCCGGGCTTTTTTCCGCTGCCGAGGCCCTGACCCGCCAGAACTTCGGCCTGGAAATCTACCTGCGCGGCATCATCGAGTTTTCCAACCACTGCGCCAACAACTGCCGTTACTGCGGCCTGCGCCGGGCCAACAGGGGCCTTTCCCGCTATCGCATGGACGTGGACGACATCCTGGCCGCGACAGCCCTGGCCGGGGAACTGTCCGTCGGCACGGTGGTGCTCCAGTCCGGGGACGATTTCGCCTACTCCAAGGAGGACATCGGCCGCATCGTGACCGGGGCCAAGGAGGCGTCGGACGTGGCCGTGACCCTGTCGCTCGGCGACCGGCCCGCCGCCGACCTCGACTACTGGCGCTCCTGCGGCGCCGACCGCTACCTGCTCAAGATGGAGACCTTCGACGAGGCGCTCTACGCCCGCTCCCGGCCGGGACTGACCGTGGCCGACAGGCTGGGGCGCATCGAAGCCCTGCGGGCCGCCGGCTACGAGGTGGGCTCGGGCATCATCACCGACCTGCCCGGCATGACGTTGGATATTTTGGCCAGGGACCTCCTGCGCCTGGCCGATCTGGACCTGGACATGATCGCGGCCGGACCCTTCGTGCCCCATCCCGACACGCCCTACGGGACCGAGGCCGCCGGCTCCGTCCTGACCGCGCTGCGGGCCATGGCCATCCTGCGCCTTTTAAATCCCCTGGCCAACATCCCCTCCACCTCGGCCTTAAGCGCCCTGCGCGAAGGGGCCAGGGAGCAGGGGCTCACCGTCGGGGCCAACGTCATCATGCCGTCGCTGACCCCGGAAACCGTCAGCGCCGCCTACAACATCTATCCCGGGAAAAACGTCTTTCGCGCCGACGCCGCTTCGCGCGTGGAAGCCGCCCGCGCCGCCATCCGCCGCGTGGGCCGCCTTCCGTCCACGGCTGTCGGCGGTTCCAAGAGGAGACGCCATCATGGCTGA
- a CDS encoding potassium transporter TrkH — protein MWHKKLFAPLALPIHVFAGAILVGAFLLHQPVSCRGGAVSFLDALFTATSAACVTGLTVVDTGARFSLFGQTVILALVQLGGLGVMTFSTLIFYLWRRRVSLADHIAVGQSLLHDTTFHLGRFLTRMVLVTAVIEAVGALGLYCLDPVGFAPYSAVFHSISAFCNAGFALPADNLASSVGSPGVNGIFMWLIISGGLGFGVLIEGYRAVRSHLVRLVRRDAHVFRLSWHSRIVFTVSAALILVGAGMIFFGEFLGDRYPALSVADKAMAALFQSVTCRTAGFNTLDIGRMADASLVIMVFLMFIGGSPGSCAGGIKTTTFAVLCAFGKSRMLGRRQAVIGRFAVDEGAIDRAVTLTVLAGGLVLGAVLLLCFTEGAVAPHVESGGRFLEILFEVVSAFGTVGLSTGITPTLTPAGKIVITLLMFVGRLGPILFLSVLQAFQEPLRYRWPEQSMMIG, from the coding sequence ATGTGGCATAAGAAATTGTTCGCGCCCCTGGCGCTGCCCATCCACGTGTTCGCCGGGGCCATCCTCGTCGGCGCCTTTCTGCTGCACCAGCCGGTAAGCTGCCGGGGCGGGGCGGTGTCGTTTCTCGACGCCCTTTTCACCGCCACCTCGGCCGCCTGTGTCACCGGACTGACCGTGGTCGATACCGGCGCCCGGTTTTCGCTCTTCGGCCAGACCGTCATCCTGGCCCTGGTGCAGCTCGGCGGCCTCGGCGTCATGACCTTTTCCACGCTCATCTTTTATCTCTGGCGTCGCCGGGTGTCCCTGGCCGACCATATCGCCGTGGGCCAGAGCCTGCTGCACGACACGACCTTTCACCTGGGCCGTTTCCTCACCCGCATGGTGCTGGTCACGGCCGTGATCGAGGCCGTGGGCGCGCTGGGCCTCTACTGCCTCGACCCGGTCGGCTTCGCGCCCTATTCGGCCGTGTTCCACTCCATCTCGGCCTTTTGCAACGCCGGCTTCGCCCTGCCCGCCGACAACCTCGCCTCCTCTGTCGGGAGTCCCGGCGTAAACGGCATCTTCATGTGGCTGATCATCAGCGGCGGCCTGGGATTCGGCGTGCTGATCGAGGGCTACCGGGCGGTCCGTTCGCACCTTGTGCGCCTTGTCCGCCGCGACGCTCATGTCTTCCGCCTGTCCTGGCATTCCCGCATCGTGTTTACGGTCTCGGCCGCCTTGATCCTGGTCGGGGCGGGCATGATTTTTTTCGGCGAGTTTCTGGGCGACCGCTACCCTGCCTTGTCGGTGGCGGACAAGGCCATGGCCGCGCTTTTCCAGTCCGTCACCTGCCGCACGGCCGGGTTCAATACCCTGGACATCGGCCGCATGGCCGACGCCTCGCTGGTCATCATGGTCTTTTTGATGTTTATCGGCGGCTCCCCCGGCTCCTGTGCCGGCGGCATCAAGACCACCACCTTCGCCGTGCTGTGCGCTTTCGGCAAGTCGCGTATGCTCGGCCGACGGCAGGCCGTCATCGGCCGTTTCGCCGTGGACGAGGGCGCCATCGACCGGGCCGTGACCCTGACCGTCCTGGCCGGCGGATTGGTGCTTGGCGCGGTGCTGCTGCTGTGTTTTACCGAAGGGGCGGTGGCCCCGCATGTGGAATCCGGCGGCCGGTTCCTGGAGATCCTGTTCGAGGTCGTCTCCGCCTTCGGCACGGTGGGGTTGTCCACGGGCATCACCCCGACGCTGACGCCGGCCGGCAAGATCGTCATCACCCTGCTCATGTTCGTGGGGCGCCTTGGGCCGATTCTTTTCCTCTCGGTGCTCCAGGCCTTTCAGGAGCCCTTGCGCTACCGCTGGCCCGAGCAGAG